The following is a genomic window from Deltaproteobacteria bacterium.
GCCAGACATCAGGAATGCCATCACTGTTAGTGTCCTTAATCCCCTCTTCCGAATCAAGGCAACCATCGGTGTCACTGTCTTCATCGCGCGCGTTGATGACACCATCACAATCAACATCCAGTTTGTCCGTGGGCGGAGAACAGCGCTCGCCGTTGGACAAATGACTGATATCCACACCGCCCAGCCCAAACGAATCGTTCACGAGATTTTTTTCAAGGCCATCATTTAAACCATCGCTGTCCGTGTCCGGATTTGTTGGATCCGTTTCATTAAAATCCAGCCAGCCATTGTGATTCGCATCTTCCCCACCATCGGGAATGCCGTCATGATCCGAGTCGGCCTCCAGTGGATTCAACAAATGAATGTCGTGAAAATTTGTTCCCGCTTTTTGAAGCCCACGGCATTCGGGCGTCGGTGCATCGGGATGAATCCTGCCAAGTTCAATGCTGTCGCTCTCTCCATCCTTGTCGGTATCGCACGATTTGGGATCGGTGTGCCAATGATTGATCTCCTCTGCATCACTGATTCCATCTCCATCGGTATCTAAATCGGCGGAGGTCGGTTCTGTTGGTTCTTCAATTTTTTCCGGAATGTTATCATCCTCAGCGGAGACTTTATCCCCCAGCTTCGCAGGCAGAGCCTTTGCAGGCAGAGAAAATCCGGAAGAAACTTTGAGCACCACATCCTCTGCAAGGGCTGTGAAAAGAATTTCTTTTCCCTCCGGCAAATCTTTTTTGACAATCACCGTTTGAAAATCTCCACTCAAAGAAATTTTTTCGGCAACGCCCACAAAAGTTCTACCCTGCGCGCCATCGCCCGGAAGGCCCGCATAAATTTCAACCTGAAGATTGACGGGATCAATACGCCCCAAACTCCACGGATTTTTGGAATCCGCACTCAGCGGAATATGACCTGAAACGGTGACATCGCCGCCAGCATTGAGAATAGCCATCACCTCGGTGGGTCTTGGAAATACAGGTTCTTCGGTTTGCACACCCATTCTGTTTTCAGTAGGTCCATTATTGAAAATGGCAACTTTGGAAAGAAATAACGTGTGTAAAAATTTCAACGGATCAAAAGGTGCATCCTCTTTTTTACACCGATAATAGGCCGACTCCCCTTTGAGAAAAATTCCAGCGCGCGTGTTGTCATGGATTTGAGAGCGATTGGGAGATGAAGACTGAATGGACACTTGATACCCTTCAACCCACACACCAAAATCGCCATTATGATGGATGTGGTTGTCCCGCAATAAAATATTTCGGGCGAGATTCTGAAAAGAGAGCGCATTGCATGCAAGAGCATCCTGATTGTCTGTAATCACAATGCCACTCAGACCGCTTCGTGAAATTTCACTTTCCACAATTTGAATATTATTTCCCGACAGTTCAAGAGCATTCCCCGGAAAGTCACTAAAGATAACATTTTGCAGAAGCACATTATCGCGTTTAATCGTGAGTCCCGCTGTTTTATTTTCGCCGCGCCACCCGATGAAACGGACTGTTTTGCCTTGAGGGGCAACAATGGAAATGGGTGGACCGAATTGATTGAGTAAAAGAGGTTTCTCCAAAAATATTTCCATCGAACCGGTGAAAGAAAGTTCCGAACAAGTTCCCTTGGAGAGAGATTCAAAGGCGGGCAAAAAATCTTTTGGATAGGCAACATTGCAGGTGTTTGCTTCTGCCAAAGAGCAAAAGCTCAAGGCACAAAGAACGAGAAATCCTCTGAGAAAAACATTTTTCATGTGTCAATAGAGTCTT
Proteins encoded in this region:
- a CDS encoding right-handed parallel beta-helix repeat-containing protein gives rise to the protein MKNVFLRGFLVLCALSFCSLAEANTCNVAYPKDFLPAFESLSKGTCSELSFTGSMEIFLEKPLLLNQFGPPISIVAPQGKTVRFIGWRGENKTAGLTIKRDNVLLQNVIFSDFPGNALELSGNNIQIVESEISRSGLSGIVITDNQDALACNALSFQNLARNILLRDNHIHHNGDFGVWVEGYQVSIQSSSPNRSQIHDNTRAGIFLKGESAYYRCKKEDAPFDPLKFLHTLFLSKVAIFNNGPTENRMGVQTEEPVFPRPTEVMAILNAGGDVTVSGHIPLSADSKNPWSLGRIDPVNLQVEIYAGLPGDGAQGRTFVGVAEKISLSGDFQTVIVKKDLPEGKEILFTALAEDVVLKVSSGFSLPAKALPAKLGDKVSAEDDNIPEKIEEPTEPTSADLDTDGDGISDAEEINHWHTDPKSCDTDKDGESDSIELGRIHPDAPTPECRGLQKAGTNFHDIHLLNPLEADSDHDGIPDGGEDANHNGWLDFNETDPTNPDTDSDGLNDGLEKNLVNDSFGLGGVDISHLSNGERCSPPTDKLDVDCDGVINARDEDSDTDGCLDSEEGIKDTNSDGIPDVWQADVKTCGQPSKVSSSSPSAPLGGGSNKPTPSEVAPQKSNAGAEALSAKGGGFCQLRVTAEKNIFPFLVYLVFFSSMWMVRRSVPRR